The window GACCAGAAAGGCCAATAAGAAAGAATGAAAAAAGCTTCTCCAGAACAATTTAAGACAAGGTGAGATGTCTATGCTTGGTGCAACAGGAAACGCTTTCTTGACTTGCAGCCTACCAGCCTCAGTAAAGTCTTAAAAACTTCCACCAGAAGGTACCAACAACTCCCCACATGAGGGCATTGATCAAAGCTACAATGAAGCCCAGCCTGAATACGTCGGGAAGCTCAACGTAACCCGCTGTAGAGAAAAGGCAAAAGAAAGCACTAACTTAAAACAACTTATAACATATAGGACATGGAAATGAACTTTCGTATGAATATTATTACATACTCAATCAGACAGTACCTAATCATTATTAGGGGATTCAAACAAACACACAAAAGAAAAGCTAGAGTACCCGTTCTCTGCCGCTAAGTCAAAATATATACTTTGTTAAACATTGTTTTCATGAGATTTACCAACCAAACTATTTGTACATTCATTTTCTATTCCAGTTTTGTTACATTTTTCAAAATAGTTTTTCTACTGTTTTTGCAATTCTGTTACAGCTTTGGATTTcagtatttattttaaaaaagaaaaaaaaagtcaaataacATAACTGCTGAGATTTATacaggaagaaagaagaaagtaCCTCCATAGTAGACAGCAGCCTGACCACTGCTATAATGTGTCAATGCACCAAAAAGATTTGTATTGTATGCCAAAGCAAGTGCTGCCAACACACCAGGAACACCAGCTGCCAAATGCATGGCAAGAAATGCAGAGTATAGGGCTCCTACATGACCGGTCTGACTTGCAAATAAGTAATGGATCAAGAAGTAGGATGCTTGAAGAACACAGAGAGCTGCAGGCCAGCTCAGTGAGAAAGACTGAAGTAACTTGGCCACACAGTTGGACATCCATGTCACTATCCCCAGATTGGTCAGCTGACCTGCCATTCCAACTAGAACTGCAAACCAAGCCAAGGTGTCCCATGCAGACTTTTCACTTAAGCAGTCATCCCAATTCAGCACACCCAATAGCAAAAGGATGGATAGTCCAAGCATTGCTGCAACAACACTTGGTATTCCGAGGGCATCTCTACACACCAACCATTTACTTAAAAATGAGAATCATAGTAGAGTAATGCAGCAAAGTAACACAAAACTAATGACCACAAGCTAAAACATGCATGGAGGATACTGCATGCCGCTAAACTTGATCGCAAGATCCGTGAGGAagcttaaatttaaaataaactgAATGAAAAGACATCAAGTGAGAAAATTATCACTGAGATTTCCAGTTCCATTTTTCCTGATAATCCTCAATATTTTCACTTATCCATTTGGTTTGTATTATTATACATTTTCCAATTTCAGAATCAATGAAGTATCTCCAGGTCTTCATATAAAAGTGCATACATGTAATTTATGTGTTTATCCACACATTCTTCTAACACTACTTTTGTCACATAGTAAGTGCCCTAGATCTGTATGTCCCTATATCTGATCTTAGTGGGAGAAACATGCACAGAGAAAGAAGCTTGGGACTATAAACATCTCATCAAAACCTTGGACACAGATATGTTAAAATCTCAGACAGAGCAAAAGAAAAGAAGTTGGCAAGACAACCCTAAAAATGAACATCCTCAGCTTCCACATTACTCATTTCAGCATCAGTAGCTAGAGAATGGACACTTCTTATTCATCCAAAGAGGCAACAATTTTTATAAAGCAGGAAAgacatgaaatttttttaaaggTAAAACATGAAAATTTGAGTAATAGATAAAAAACAATCTGAACATGTCAAGTCAAATCATCTTCGTAAACTAATCATTCTTTGTGGCAGATGAACAACTTAATTATTTATGTCTGCATAAGTTAACAACTTAATTATTTATGTCTGCATAAGTTTTATGTGAACTAAAAAAATATTAGGGAATGGCAGTGATTGGATCCCTGAACTGAAGCGAACTAAAGTTTTCCAATTTTATAAGCCTAAATGAGGCAATAGCAGGGAAAATTAAAGTCTATATTTTGTTTTCTATAGAATTTTAGTAACCTGCTGTCTCTTTAtccactattttttttaatctccttTCCCTCTCCTATCTCTTTCTTTTTAATCATATCATCATTATAGCTGTCCATGCTTCCCTTGTACCTACAATTTGGACACTGAAAAAACCGAATGTCTGCAGATTATGTTTACCTGTATAGCCCCAGCGGAATCAAAATCATTCAAATGCTATGACACTTGAGTCTCCAACATTACAATTTTTATCAAGAACATTTCTAGGCAACATTTTAAAGGCATTACATGGACAAATCCCAGTTGCATTTGGACAAGTTCTATGCTCATATAAAGTCAAACTGTATGTATTATGTGCTTAAAAATTGTCACCAACACATTAGCCCACCAACAGACatgagcaaatttcttgtagaaaTAAAATGAAAACTTCATAAGCGAAGCACTGATATAAGTTGCTTACCCAAAGACCCACAATGAAACTGCAAGAACCATGGTAACGACCATCACCCATTCATTTGTTGTGACAGGTCCCATTTGTTCCAGCTTTTTTGTGGCCAAAGCCGGTGCATCTGGTGTATCCTTTACTTGTGGGGGAAAAAGTTTATATAGGATAACGGGAGTAGCTAGAAGAGAAACAATAGCAGGTAAGCTTGCAGCTTTAAACCATGACACCCATGGACTAGAAATCCTAACGCCAAGTTCCTCAGCTAATTTAAGACACAACAGATTTTGAGCTGCAGCAGTTAGGAAGAGGGCACTTGAGTTACCAGCTGACTGTATGCACCAGAAAAGAAAGGTGAGTCATTATACTTATAAGATAAGATGAAAGAAAGATAAAAAGTGAGTTGACTCTGTTTTAGTTGTTTAGGGCATTAAAAACTAGGATAGAGAACAATAAGGAAGAATGGTGATGCTAAGATGAGTATAATTAATTTATACGGCGCTAACATGGAATATATCCTTGTAGTGCTGGTAAAAAGCAGACCTGTGCTTGAAGCTCCCACTGATATAGAGATTGGGAAAGGAGCAGATCAATGGAAAAAAGTTCAATTTGCATATGCTGTTTAGAACATAATCTTCAGTTCCGACGATTGGTTATATTTATTTCCTTGGTTCCAAAATAAACTTAGGCTTTTCTGCATCAAGCATGCAGCCCTATTTATAGATTTAACATGATCAAGGAAGTATTAATATCACTAAATAGATCAACCAATATTTCGGGCAGAGCGAAGCTCCAGTTTATTAAACTCTGTATATCAAAGATTGAGGAAAAATTGTTCTTCAGTGACCAGAAAATCATGAAAGCACTATATTTTCAAGgaatttatctaaaaatactgacaaaattataaaaatagtttttttttttaatttttttgttgtcAACAAGTTTCCCCATACCCAATAAAATTAAGAAACTAAGGAACTAACTGTTGTTAAGAATATCAGAAACATTTGAATAGCTAATGCGTGAAAACAGTCAATTTCTTCGGTGTTTGACTTTCAAGTCGACCTTCTATAATCTGTACGTTCTGATCTCTTCAGACGCtagaacaagaaaaatatacGAACTAATAACATATTTGTGCAAGATTTCTTTAACACGTAATAGGTTGTTGTTAGCAAATATTTGACCACAGTTTAAGTTTTCCGTTAGAAAAACAGATAAATCACCACTTTCGTATTCCACAATGAAGAGGGAAAATGGGGAGGAAACACCGAACAAAGAAGAGACCCAAACCTGGAGCTGTGACATGATTAGGTAGGACCCCAGCTTTCCAGCCGATTGATCCCCGGGTTTACTCCCGGATTGGAGGGACAAGGACTTGATGATAGGCAAGAAAACCCCGCCGGCTCTCGCAGTGGTGCTGGGCATTGCGGGGGCAATGAAAGCCTCGCTGATGGTAAGCCCATACGACAGCCCCAGTGTACTTCTCCCTAGCCATTTAACAAAGTACGTCGCAATCCGATCTCCGAGGCCGGTCTTGACAAAACCCCTTGCGAAGAAGAAAGAGATCACGATTAACCAGATCACCTCATTCGTGAACGCCCCGAAGGCCGCCGAGAAGGTTAGGGTCTTGGTGATTATCGAGGCGGTGAGACCGATGAAGGCCCAGGCACCAACCGATAGAGGACTGAGCACCAGGCCGGCGATGGTTGACAGGAAGATGGCCAGGAGCTGCCACGCCTGCGGCGTAACATCGACGGGTCTCGGGACGAGGAACCGCACGGCAAGACCAATGGCAACGGAGATCGCGAAGGGGACGGGCTTCGCCCCCTGAGTTGGCTGCGGCGACGCCGACGGAGAAGCTGCCGGATTTAGGGCAGCGCTAGAAGGCGAGGAGGACGCTCGAATGGGGGAATGGCAGCGTTTTACAGGGCGGAGGCGGAGGGGATTGGGTGAGAGGGGACGGACGATGAAGGAGAGGGCCGCCGCGGAGGGAAGCGGGGTGGATCGGAGAGCGGATACGGGGCGGTGGCGAAGGATGGGAGTGGAGCGGATGGAGAGAGGGGAGCAGATGGGGCGGGAAAGGGCGGAGCTCTCCATGCGCGAGGGAGCTCAGCGAGAACGAAGCAGATACTAAACAGGCGGTGAGGAAAAACGCAACGAGATCTCGTCACCGCGTAGTCGAGTCGAATGCGAATCGGTTATTGCATTCGGATCACACGTTGGCATGACGAACAAATGTAGATTAAAGGACTCATCTGAGCCGTCACACGATTCCGTAGGTAGAATCTCAACCAACCACGACACCTGGTGTTCTATGATTGGATCTTTAAACTTCATCTTGCAGGCAATCCACACACCTGATCCGTCTTGCCCACAGGAAGACAAAATGAACATAGCCAACCAATTGTTGATCGACAGCTCAGCTGTGGCGGGTGGTGGAGTCGTGAGGAAACGTTGATTGTGGCAATGCTCCGTTGATCGCGTGCGTTCGGAAAGGCCATCGCGCGTAATGGACTGACGCCACAGCTGAGGGGAAGGGATCGATGGGCTGAGGAAATAGACGAAGTAGATGTTCGCACGTCACCTATTTGTTTTTACCGTGTGCCTCCAATATGCTGCAACAGAGTACATACAATTGTATGGACATTACGTATTTATCGTTTATAATAATAATGaagataaaaatattatgatcggtTCATACCTGATCCGATAATATACGTTTTCAAGGGTCCCTAATCCGTTACTAAATCGTGCTCAGATTTGAGTCGGATGTGTTTGATCGGATCCTTGGATACGGATTACCCATTAATCATGGTTGCGGTCAAGCACCAGCAGCCGCCCTAAATTGACCGCGTGGACATCTCCAACTTCTCCACCACCAGTTGTTCAGCCGTCGAGCCGTCAAACCCACCGATGTCGGCAATTTCCACCACAACGTTTCGTACTCGCCTGGGATACCCGCCCCATGATTCGAGAGAGTCATGAAAACCTCTCGGGGCCACTAACGTTAGGGTTTCTATCACCACTAAACAGACAGGTAGATTTCGTGAAAGATGATAGATCTCGTAGCGAAGTTGGTTTCTCTAGACATGACGAGATGGCACGTGACCGGCGTATGGTATCGACCTtggttcttctcttcttcctccgtcTCAGCGTAAACCCTCCCCCATTGTGTATATAATGCTGGTGCCATTTGAACACCGTCATTACTTGCTTCCCTGTCTTGCAAGCCTTAGGTTCTTGATCGCCGGCAGCTTCCTGCGGTCGGAAACTAGGTATAGTTTCGCCGGGTTATTGTGCGATCTATGTATAGATTGTATTGGTAGGGTTAGAGATGTTTAGGTCTTTGATTCTTTGGGGGTTTGCTTCTGATTTGATCGGAATTTGTAAAGATTTTTAACGGATTGCGAATGTGAATCTTTGAATTTGGTTTCCAGGCTGAAGATCGGAGCGAACGCTTTAGCCGGCCATTGGTTGGACGAGGTGCGGTAGAAAATGGCTTCTCTCGCGTCGTCTTCTTCTGTCACCCGGCTTTGTCGCTCTCAGTAAGATCTTTCTCCTCTCTACCTTTGTTGTATCTCGATTTCTGTTTCATTTTTGATTTGTTATTGCATTTAACTCAAATCTTGCGTGATTTGGCGAGAAATTCCACGGACAAGCGGCCCCTCTACCATTGTTCCCTCtcgatttttgtttcttttttggttTGTTATTGCATGTAATTCAAATCATGCGTGATTTCGTAGGAAATTCCACGGAGAAGAGGCCCCTCTACCTTTGTGGTCTCTCGATTTCCGTTTCTTTTTTGGTTTGTTATTTCATTTAACTCAAATCTTGCGTGATTTCGTAAGAAATTCCATGGACAAAAGGCCCCTCTACCTTTGTGGTCTCTCGATTTCTGTGTTTTTTGGTTTGCTATTGCATTTAACTCAAATATTGCATGATTTCGTCAGAAATTCCATGGACAAGAGGCCCCTCTACCTTTGTTGTCGCTCGATTTCTGTTTCTTGTTGGTTTGTTATTCAATTGAACTCAAATCTTGCATGATTTCGTAAGAATTCCATAGACAAGAGGCTTCTTTTGTAATATTCTTGTGGGTAATCATGGAAGAAAGTAATTTTGACAAACGAGTGTCCACTTAGTTGGTTATGTGTTTATGTAATAACCTTAATTTGATTCTTTGTAAAACGATTAAGGCGTGGGGCAGAATGATAAAGATACTTTAATTCAGGTTATTGAAACTTGAAAGCACTtctaacttttgagattctgcgcTTAATAGTCTTCTTGGCTTCTTACATGTAACTTTGTGTTTTTTCTAAAACTCATGGACAAGTCATGCCAGATAAGTGAAATGTTCAAAATTTAGACAGACCTTATGTACACCTTTCTGAATCTTTTGACTCATGAATCCGTTTTTAAAGCTATTTCTTTTGTTTTGGATCCAAAATTACTTGCACTTAGGGTTTAGAATGTTGTACAGCAAATCCAAAGCGTGTGTTAATGTTGAGGAAATTTGCTATTGATACCAACAAAAAAAGGTGTAACAGGAACCAGAATAGGACAAAAAAGTTAGTGGGGAGATTATAGCATATGAGATCAAATTGCAAAAGCAATTTGACATGGTATTAGAAGCAATGGGTCACCTGAATTCTCTTCTTGAAATTCTCTTGTTATATGCTCGTATGATTTCTAAGTTTGAATGACAGAATTCATGAATTAAAACAATGAGAGATAATTCTCAGAGCAGTTCACAAACCTTTATTTTTTTCACTATTAACAGGGTGCACTGTTCTCCAAGAGGTTCCAGCTGTTTCAAAAATCTTAGAAGGTTGTACCATAATTCCTTTGCAGTAAATCAGAGGACTTCAAATCTTACATCAACAGGTTCTAGGAAAGCTGCATGCTATGCTTTGAAAACAGATGGTGAATTTGCAACTGTTCCAATTTCTAGTGAGGGTGAAATGCTGCCAGATATTGACCAGGATAATGCAATTGTTACTTCCATGCTTCAATCAGATGCTGTAGCCCTTGGAACAATTGCTGCTGATATGGCTGCAGTTATTGATGATTTTTCTATTGACAATGGTGAACTTGATTTAGATTGCCCTACTGAAGGATTTTCTTCTATTTCAGAGGCCATTGAGGACATCCGCCAAGGCAAGGTCTGTCTTCTAGTTAGATCAGATTGATTGTCTTTTTTCAATTTGGCTACAGTTTGTTCTTTCTGTCGCACTTCATGTTCAGTGTTGGTTACTTCTTGCAGTTTGTGATTGTTGTCGATGATGAAGACAGAGAAAATGAGGGAGATCTTATAATGGCTGCACCTTTGGTAAATCCAGAGGCCATGGCTTTTATAGTCAAGCACGGGACAGGAATCGTTTGTGTGAGCATGAAAGCAGAAGACCTTGAAAGATTAGAGCTTCCTCTCATGGTATCAAATAAAGAAAACGAGGAGAAGCTCTGCACAGCTTTCACTGTCTCAGTGGTATGttattgatcttgattttgatagtTAATGGTGCTTTTCATCAATAAGAGTGAAATATAGATAAGAAGCGACATCTCACAGAAACAAATTACTAAGTGGCTTTGAAGTTTGAACTATTCTCTTCTCTCACTCTGTCTAGCTGGCAAGGTTGCATAATCTATACGTCACTTCCTTGTTCATAGCATAAAACATGATGTATTATTATCTTATAGTTTTAATTCTAAGATCTTTAGCCTTACTCCATCAACCAAGGTTCTGTATAACTGTCTGATTTAGGTTTCTAAAATAACCTGTTTGGACAAGTTATAGATTGTGTTCATACTTTAAACATGCTAATGCCTGCAGTCAACTATTCTGACTTGCTTTTATTGGTTGGCTCTAATTATAAGTTCCAATTATTTATTCTCATGCTGTGATTATTAGAAGTTTGAAGTCTGATGGAACTTGTTATTTTCAGGATGCAAAAGAAGGTACAACAACTGGTGTATCTGCTAGTGATAGGGCAAAGACAGTTATGATGCTTGCATCACCAGATTCAAAGCCCGAAGACTTCAATCGCCCTGGTCATATTTTTCCATTAAAATACAGGGAGGGTGGTGTTTTAAAAAGAG of the Musa acuminata AAA Group cultivar baxijiao chromosome BXJ2-10, Cavendish_Baxijiao_AAA, whole genome shotgun sequence genome contains:
- the LOC103969148 gene encoding dicarboxylate transporter 2.1, chloroplastic; the encoded protein is MESSALSRPICSPLSIRSTPILRHRPVSALRSTPLPSAAALSFIVRPLSPNPLRLRPVKRCHSPIRASSSPSSAALNPAASPSASPQPTQGAKPVPFAISVAIGLAVRFLVPRPVDVTPQAWQLLAIFLSTIAGLVLSPLSVGAWAFIGLTASIITKTLTFSAAFGAFTNEVIWLIVISFFFARGFVKTGLGDRIATYFVKWLGRSTLGLSYGLTISEAFIAPAMPSTTARAGGVFLPIIKSLSLQSGSKPGDQSAGKLGSYLIMSQLQSAGNSSALFLTAAAQNLLCLKLAEELGVRISSPWVSWFKAASLPAIVSLLATPVILYKLFPPQVKDTPDAPALATKKLEQMGPVTTNEWVMVVTMVLAVSLWVFGDALGIPSVVAAMLGLSILLLLGVLNWDDCLSEKSAWDTLAWFAVLVGMAGQLTNLGIVTWMSNCVAKLLQSFSLSWPAALCVLQASYFLIHYLFASQTGHVGALYSAFLAMHLAAGVPGVLAALALAYNTNLFGALTHYSSGQAAVYYGAGYVELPDVFRLGFIVALINALMWGVVGTFWWKFLRLY